The sequence below is a genomic window from Melioribacteraceae bacterium.
CCTCTGTTTTCATCAAGCCAGAATAATGCAGGTAAACCAGTTGATCTTGCTCTGTTAACAGCCAGTTTAATCCAATCTTTAATTGCTTCATCTTTGGTTTGACACATTCTAAAAATATCACCCGAATCAACCTGTTGTTCAAGCAGAGTTTCGTTTTTAGAATTTACCACACGTACGGTTCCGTTTGCTTTCACTTCAAAAGTTTTATCGTGTGATCCGTATTCCTCAGCTTTCTGCGCCATTAATCCGACATTAGAAACAGCTCCCATTGTAGCAGGATCGAACTGCCCTTTTGCTTTTGCGTCTTCAATTATTTCTTTATACATAGTCGCATAGCATCTGTCCGGAATAGCTGCTATACAATCCTGCAACTCATCCTTACGATTCCACATCCTGCCCCCGTCTCTTACAACGTTGGGCATGGATGCATCAATAATAACATCATTAGGAACATGGAGGTTGGTTTTACCGGTTCGAGTATCAACCATTGCGAGAGGAGCATTAGTTTCAAGAATTTTATTAATATCATTTTCAATTTCAATTCTTTTTTCATCCGGCAATTTTTTAATTTTTTCAAGAATATCCATCAATCCGTTATTAACGTTTGCACCGACTTCTCTCAAGGTATCAGCATGTTTATCAAGTGCATCTTTAAAGTAAACATAAACAGCATGACCGAACATGATGGGGTCGGATACTTTCATCATTGTAGCTTTAAGATGAAGTGAAAGAAGGACGTTATCTTTCTTCGCCTCTTCAATTTGTTCAGCATAAAACTTTCTCAATTCCTTTACATTCATAACAGATGCATCAATCACCTCACCTGTAAGCAGCTTCAATTTTTCTTTCAGGAGAGAGACATTCCCCTTTTCATCAACAAATTCGATTCTGACGACATCATCATTCAGAAGCGTAGTAGATTTTTCAGATCCGTAAAAATCTTTCTGAGTCATATGTGCAACACGTGTTTTAGAACCCGATTGGGGCCACGGTTTCATCATCTTATGAGGATATTTCTGAGCGAATTTTTTTACTGATACCGAAGCTCTTCTATCTGAATTCCCCTCTCTTAAAACCGGGTTAACGGCCGAACCTAAAACTTTAGAGTATCTGTTTTTGATCGTTTTTTCTTCTTCCGTCCTTGGTTCTTCAGGATAATCCGGAATATTATAACCTTTTTCCTGTAACTCTTTAATTGCTTCCTGAAGTTGAGGAACAGAGGCGCTTATGTTAGGAAGTTTAATAATTATTGCATCAGGTTTTTTAACTGTTTCACCAAGTTCAGTTAAATAGTCTGTTATTTTCTGTTCCGGAGTTAATTTATCCGGGAAGTTCGCAATGATTCTTCCTGCCAGCGAAATATCTTTTTGTTCAACTTCAATTCCCGTTCCTTTCACATATGACTCCAATACCGGTAAAAAACAGTAGGTTGCTAACGCAGGGGCTTCATCAATTTTTGTCCAGATTATTTTTGTTGTCATTTAAGTATTCCGGTTTTGTTTTTAATCTATTTATTGATTTATGATTTTTTGTACTTTCTTTGGTAAATGAATAAAACAATTAGGCCTAATATAACAGCGAACCATAAAGTCGAAGCTCTTATTATAAATGTTGACGCAACAGCAGTTTCTTTTAATATGCCGCTATTAACCAGGATTAAACTGAGAGATCCTTCAGTTACACCGATTCCACCGGGAAACATTGAAATAGCACCGGCAATTGTTGAGAATGAGTAAACAAACGTAGCATACAATACTGTAATACTGACATCAAAATTAATTAGAATAAGGTAAAATGCAAAACATTCAAACGACCAGGAGAAAATGCTTACCAGGATCATTCCAATAAGAGGTTTTGGTTGTAACAATATATATGCACTTTGGTACAGGTTAATAATTTTTGAAGTGTGTGATTTTAAAAACGGATACTTTTTTGCGAAGCCGATAAGAGAACCAGCAATCCGACTACTGCTTATAACTATTATTAAAGTCATAAAAATGATCAATACGAAATAGATCCAAACGGCTGAATAGTTGAAAAAGTAGATCCCAATTATGGCTAGGAAGGTAAGCGATAGAAAATCTGTCAAACGTTCAGCAAAAATTACCGAAGCTGTTTTTGAGATTGGTTCGTTAAAAATTTCTTTTAATAAAAATGATTTAAGAATCTCGCCCGCTTTTCCAGGAGAAGCACTCATTGACAATCCGGAGAAAAAAATTTTTAATGACAGATTGAGCGGGATTTTAATTCCCAGCAAACGTAAATAATACTCCCATTTGATAAATCTGACGAAATAATTCCCGGCAGATAACAGCAGCAAAACCGGCAACAAGAGCCAGTTGAATTTAATAAATGAATCGATTACTGCATTAAAATCGGAGTAGAGTATTATGGCAAAGAATACAATTGCGGTAATAAGGAATGAGATTGCCAGATTTTTTTTGAGTTTTTCAATCAATCTGTAATATTTCCACCAGTGATTTGTAAAGTTTTGCAAGGGGCAAACCGACAACGTTATAGTAGCAACCGTCAATTCTTTTAACGAATACTGCGCCGAAGTCGTCCTGTATTCCGTATGCCCCGGCTTTATCCATCGGGCTTCCCGTTTTAATATAATCTCTGATTTCTTTTGAACTCAATTTTTTGAAAGTAACCGAAGTTTTTTCATAACCGATTATTCGTTTACCTGTGATTTTATCTGCAATAACGAATCCCGTATAGACTGTATGAGTTCTGCCGCTCAGGTTCGACAGTATACGGAAAGCATCTGTTCTGTCAACCGGCTTCCCGATAATCTTTTTATTGAGTACAACAATTGTATCGGCTGTAATAACAATTCCGGATCTTACATTATTAAGAGCCAGTTCTGATTTATGAAGGGCAAGACGTTTGACAGTTTGAACCGGATGTTCACCGTCAAGAATTTCTTCATTCAAATCGACAGTGAAGGATTTAAATTTAATACCGAGTTGTTTCAGAAGTTTTCTACGGCGTGGGGATTTAGAAGCAAGATAAATTGTTGAATCAGATTTGAACATATAATTAATTCGGATTAAAACGGCGGAATGAAATGGATAGCGGAAGCATTATCTGAATAAAGCTTTAATACTACCCCAGGTTCGTTTAACGCTCGACACATTATGATATACGGATTGGATACCGGAATAGGAAACAGAACCGTCATTCTCAACAATTCTGAGCCGGTAAGAATAAACTGCATCAAGAGTTTTGAAAGCTGACTGATCAATATACTGATAGTTCTTATCGCCTCTCGGATCAACAATAGCGATATCGAAGAAATTACCGTCGACCGAT
It includes:
- a CDS encoding NADP-dependent isocitrate dehydrogenase → MTTKIIWTKIDEAPALATYCFLPVLESYVKGTGIEVEQKDISLAGRIIANFPDKLTPEQKITDYLTELGETVKKPDAIIIKLPNISASVPQLQEAIKELQEKGYNIPDYPEEPRTEEEKTIKNRYSKVLGSAVNPVLREGNSDRRASVSVKKFAQKYPHKMMKPWPQSGSKTRVAHMTQKDFYGSEKSTTLLNDDVVRIEFVDEKGNVSLLKEKLKLLTGEVIDASVMNVKELRKFYAEQIEEAKKDNVLLSLHLKATMMKVSDPIMFGHAVYVYFKDALDKHADTLREVGANVNNGLMDILEKIKKLPDEKRIEIENDINKILETNAPLAMVDTRTGKTNLHVPNDVIIDASMPNVVRDGGRMWNRKDELQDCIAAIPDRCYATMYKEIIEDAKAKGQFDPATMGAVSNVGLMAQKAEEYGSHDKTFEVKANGTVRVVNSKNETLLEQQVDSGDIFRMCQTKDEAIKDWIKLAVNRARSTGLPALFWLDENRGHDKEIIAKINKYLPEHDLTGIEIKILRPVDAMKYTLERTRKGLDTISVTGNVLRDYLTDLFPILELGTSARMLSIVPLLNGGGLFETGAGGSAPKHVQQLLKENHLRWDSLGEYSALVPAFEMIFEKTGNIKAKILAETLDKAIGNYLENSRLPSRKVNEIDNRGSSFYLTYYWAQALAEQNDDSVIKNRFIKIAAEIAANENKIVDELLAVQGKIADIGGYYMPLDQKAFSIMRPSKIWNKIIDET
- a CDS encoding lysylphosphatidylglycerol synthase transmembrane domain-containing protein, which codes for MQNFTNHWWKYYRLIEKLKKNLAISFLITAIVFFAIILYSDFNAVIDSFIKFNWLLLPVLLLLSAGNYFVRFIKWEYYLRLLGIKIPLNLSLKIFFSGLSMSASPGKAGEILKSFLLKEIFNEPISKTASVIFAERLTDFLSLTFLAIIGIYFFNYSAVWIYFVLIIFMTLIIVISSSRIAGSLIGFAKKYPFLKSHTSKIINLYQSAYILLQPKPLIGMILVSIFSWSFECFAFYLILINFDVSITVLYATFVYSFSTIAGAISMFPGGIGVTEGSLSLILVNSGILKETAVASTFIIRASTLWFAVILGLIVLFIYQRKYKKS
- a CDS encoding Maf family protein: MFKSDSTIYLASKSPRRRKLLKQLGIKFKSFTVDLNEEILDGEHPVQTVKRLALHKSELALNNVRSGIVITADTIVVLNKKIIGKPVDRTDAFRILSNLSGRTHTVYTGFVIADKITGKRIIGYEKTSVTFKKLSSKEIRDYIKTGSPMDKAGAYGIQDDFGAVFVKRIDGCYYNVVGLPLAKLYKSLVEILQID